From the genome of Scytonema hofmannii PCC 7110, one region includes:
- a CDS encoding alpha/beta fold hydrolase translates to MLKPFQLGVKKYIDLLEIIDNEEKLVNFLRMEKWIFDSPDQAGEAYRQFIKDFYQGNKLIKGEIKIGEKRVDLRNIRIPVLNVYATQDHLVPPTSSLALEKYVGSKDYTVCAFPVGHVGIYVSSKVQRDLPRSISDWLKVRFS, encoded by the coding sequence ATGCTGAAGCCATTCCAGTTAGGAGTGAAAAAGTACATTGACCTTCTGGAGATTATTGACAACGAAGAAAAGCTTGTCAACTTTCTGCGGATGGAGAAATGGATTTTTGACAGCCCCGATCAAGCTGGTGAGGCTTACCGACAGTTTATTAAAGACTTCTATCAAGGAAACAAACTGATTAAAGGTGAAATCAAGATTGGGGAAAAGCGAGTAGATTTAAGGAATATCCGCATCCCAGTTTTGAACGTTTACGCAACACAAGATCATCTAGTTCCCCCTACATCCTCCTTGGCTCTTGAGAAATACGTTGGAAGCAAGGACTACACAGTTTGCGCTTTTCCTGTAGGACACGTTGGCATATACGTCAGTAGTAAAGTTCAGAGGGATCTACCTCGATCTATTTCCGATTGGCTGAAGGTGAGATTCTCCTGA
- a CDS encoding response regulator transcription factor, whose translation MLTSQGQTQAKRILVIDDTQDNLYLLEAILVEEGYVVDVANNGKSGLAMIEASPPDLVLLDAMMPGMNGYEVTRHIRQNKKLPFIPILLITAYVEADIPEGLNLGANDFIRKPIDYDELIARIKAFLRLKDNMSNAV comes from the coding sequence ATGTTAACTTCTCAAGGTCAAACTCAAGCTAAACGCATACTAGTTATAGATGATACACAAGATAATTTGTATCTTTTAGAGGCAATTTTGGTAGAAGAAGGGTATGTAGTTGATGTTGCTAACAATGGCAAATCAGGGTTAGCCATGATAGAAGCATCACCGCCCGATCTGGTGTTGCTTGATGCTATGATGCCGGGAATGAATGGTTATGAAGTTACTCGGCATATTCGGCAGAATAAAAAACTACCTTTTATTCCTATTCTTCTGATCACGGCTTATGTAGAAGCTGATATACCTGAAGGATTAAATTTAGGAGCTAATGACTTTATCCGCAAGCCGATTGATTATGATGAATTAATAGCAAGAATTAAAGCCTTTTTACGCTTGAAAGATAATATGAGTAATGCAGTTTGA